In the genome of Halapricum salinum, one region contains:
- a CDS encoding TrmB family transcriptional regulator: MSDLAELGLSSYEAVVYRTLLGLGSAPARAISDASDVPRGRIYDVLNTLDSRGLVRTHDSREPTRYAAVDPEIAVDRLLDERRRELTEQRKHYESVAESVSERLSPAIPTESRFWTAALGSEEACSLAREQQELAEDRITSVIGAPYENAAWQQYAREIDVIEREIDPELDVRVLVSESLLSGIDDEIQSELFDLSAGLAVRSTPDLSITVDVVDGHTVYVHVTDPFDPSERLGVVAVRDEPFADSIETAFEDVWTDARELSDS, encoded by the coding sequence ATGAGCGACCTCGCCGAACTGGGGCTGTCGAGCTACGAGGCCGTGGTCTACCGGACGCTGCTCGGTCTCGGCTCCGCGCCGGCCAGGGCGATCTCGGACGCGAGCGACGTGCCCCGAGGCCGGATCTACGACGTGTTGAACACGCTCGACAGTCGCGGACTCGTCCGGACACACGACTCGCGAGAGCCGACGCGGTACGCGGCCGTCGACCCCGAGATCGCCGTCGATCGCCTGCTCGACGAACGCCGGCGCGAACTGACCGAACAGCGAAAACACTACGAGTCGGTCGCCGAATCGGTGAGCGAGCGACTCTCGCCTGCGATCCCCACTGAGAGTCGGTTCTGGACGGCCGCACTTGGCAGCGAGGAGGCGTGCTCGCTCGCCAGGGAGCAACAGGAACTCGCCGAGGACCGGATCACGTCGGTGATCGGCGCGCCCTACGAGAACGCCGCCTGGCAGCAGTACGCCAGAGAGATCGACGTCATCGAGCGCGAGATCGATCCGGAACTGGACGTTCGCGTGCTCGTCAGCGAGTCACTCCTGTCGGGAATCGACGACGAGATCCAGAGCGAACTCTTCGATCTCTCGGCCGGCCTCGCCGTGCGGTCGACTCCCGACCTCTCGATCACCGTCGACGTCGTCGACGGCCACACGGTCTATGTCCACGTCACGGACCCGTTCGATCCGAGCGAGCGCCTCGGCGTCGTCGCCGTCCGAGACGAACCCTTCGCCGACTCGATCGAAACCGCCTTCGAAGATGTCTGGACAGACGCCCGCGAACTCTCAGACTCGTAG
- a CDS encoding DMT family transporter encodes MNPALALVLAIAAELVGTTALKLSDGFSNHVATGGVVVGYLSSFYFLGLALEAMAIGKVYAIWSAVGIVGTTAIGLVYFGESIDLAAVVGIGLIIAGIVLLTTISGAYTPAH; translated from the coding sequence ATGAATCCCGCGCTGGCGCTGGTGCTCGCGATCGCGGCCGAACTGGTCGGCACGACCGCCCTCAAACTGTCCGATGGCTTCTCGAATCACGTCGCAACCGGCGGTGTCGTCGTCGGCTATCTGAGTTCGTTCTACTTCCTCGGACTCGCCCTCGAAGCGATGGCGATCGGGAAGGTCTACGCCATCTGGTCAGCAGTGGGGATCGTCGGCACGACGGCGATCGGACTCGTCTACTTCGGCGAGTCGATCGACCTGGCCGCAGTGGTCGGGATCGGCCTCATTATCGCCGGGATCGTGTTACTGACGACGATTTCGGGCGCGTACACGCCCGCACACTGA
- a CDS encoding M48 family metallopeptidase, with product MKAAPSTDIGSGAARLGRMLAALLVVLAVSTVVVAITTLVLGVVAVPLSLLVGVVVGTLLIPFAENPYLLFSTMLNEPVLTVVLGGLALILVVSLGPVRSEIESFREELGVHGRPSDTDLVRTVTLLSKQADIAEPDVFVTRRRRPESYAIGGRSDGTIVVTSGLLATLSESELRGVLAHEVAHLANGDSRLMGLVLTPTLVIEHFSDRDPPSTRLLLHSIQTFGLPYIGAYLMWALLSVVAPIQRVGNQFGLAVLSREREFAADRAAARLTGEPSALASALETLDSERGRPDEDLRTWRQSASVLDILPADAAETSDNPFRTHPPTDERIRRLRELAAEMER from the coding sequence ATGAAAGCAGCGCCCTCCACAGACATCGGGTCGGGAGCCGCCCGCCTCGGACGGATGCTCGCCGCCCTGCTCGTGGTCCTGGCCGTCTCCACCGTGGTTGTCGCCATCACCACGCTGGTCCTGGGTGTGGTGGCTGTGCCACTCTCGCTTCTGGTGGGGGTCGTGGTTGGGACACTACTGATCCCGTTCGCCGAAAACCCATATTTGCTCTTCTCGACGATGCTGAACGAGCCAGTGCTGACGGTCGTTCTCGGCGGTCTCGCGCTAATACTGGTGGTGTCTCTCGGCCCGGTCCGTTCCGAAATCGAGTCCTTCCGGGAGGAACTCGGCGTGCACGGCCGGCCCAGCGATACCGACCTCGTCCGGACGGTTACACTCCTCTCGAAACAGGCCGACATCGCCGAACCGGATGTGTTCGTCACGAGACGCCGCCGACCCGAGTCCTACGCCATCGGTGGCCGGTCAGACGGGACGATCGTCGTCACGTCCGGATTACTTGCGACGCTTTCGGAGTCCGAGCTACGGGGCGTCCTCGCACACGAGGTGGCCCACCTCGCAAACGGAGACAGCCGACTGATGGGACTGGTACTGACGCCCACACTGGTCATCGAGCACTTCAGCGATCGGGACCCGCCGAGCACTCGATTACTTCTGCACTCGATCCAGACGTTCGGCCTGCCCTACATCGGGGCGTACCTGATGTGGGCGTTATTGTCGGTCGTCGCTCCCATCCAGCGGGTGGGAAATCAGTTCGGGCTAGCCGTCCTCTCGCGAGAACGGGAGTTCGCGGCCGACCGTGCCGCCGCAAGGCTGACCGGTGAGCCGAGCGCACTCGCGTCAGCTCTGGAGACGCTGGATTCCGAACGTGGACGGCCGGACGAGGACCTGCGAACGTGGCGGCAATCCGCCAGCGTACTGGATATCTTGCCGGCTGACGCCGCAGAGACGAGCGACAACCCGTTCCGGACACATCCGCCGACTGACGAGCGAATCCGCCGACTCAGGGAACTGGCCGCCGAGATGGAACGGTGA
- the leuS gene encoding leucine--tRNA ligase: protein MQRGRTYNHAKVQEFWQFRWNEEDVYELDDPEDPRYVLGMFPYTSGNLHMGHVRNYAITDAYARFKRMQGEDVLHPMGWDAFGLPAENAAYERATDPRSWTDSCITQMREEMETMGFGYDWSREVTTCEPDYYRWNQFFFREFYDEGLVDYRGAEVNWCPDCQTVLADAQVVDPPEDVDVHDHAEGVCWRCETPVTTRELDQWFFTITDYADELLDGLDDLEQWPDSVTEMQRNWIGKREGARVAFSVEGYGDVEVFTTRLDTICGATYLAVGPGHDLAKTLAAEDDAVADYLDEHDPESMTGVETDLTATNPVTGAEIPVSVAAYVLDDVGTGAVMGVPGHNERDHAFATAMGLPVRKVVEPRGDGTVEVDVETEPYTGAGRLVDSEEYSGLSTAEAHTQLLEDLDSAAVDTQYRLRDWLISRQRYWGTPIPVVHCEDCGPVLVPEADLPVELPEFVQSRGNPLDAATEWKETTCPDCGEPAERETDTMDTFVDSSWYFLRFLSPDLDDAPYDVDLANDTLPVDVYVGGKEHAVLHLLYIRFFARALSDVGLLDHQEPVERLINQGTVLHGGEKMSKKKGNAIAPHEYGAETTRLFVLSAAHPNRDFDWAAKDVGEAYDLQQRIYGLVYDFADGEPTTDRDGPAEQYLERELDRTVAAATEDYERFRIHQAIGEVRGLAQLLGQYRAYDVPDRETYRHGLNVLLRLIAPVAPYLAEECWNMLRAEGLVVQADWPTVESDLEAYDRERTLVTTVRDDVRDICETAGIDDPERIELVVAPEWKYNAYEIARQQSGDSIVSAIMGVESMRERGEQAESYAKSLEGRGHGLEPILSRATETAELQRASWLLDDEFDAEVVVHEAEAADDQLASKAEPGKPAIQIS from the coding sequence ATGCAGCGAGGACGCACCTACAATCACGCGAAGGTACAGGAGTTCTGGCAGTTCCGCTGGAACGAAGAGGACGTCTACGAACTCGACGACCCCGAGGATCCACGCTACGTTCTCGGAATGTTCCCCTACACCTCCGGGAACCTCCACATGGGCCACGTCCGCAACTACGCGATCACGGACGCCTACGCCCGGTTCAAACGCATGCAAGGCGAGGACGTCCTGCACCCGATGGGGTGGGACGCATTCGGCCTGCCCGCGGAAAACGCCGCCTACGAACGTGCGACCGACCCGCGGTCGTGGACGGACTCGTGTATCACCCAGATGCGCGAGGAGATGGAGACGATGGGATTCGGCTACGACTGGTCCCGTGAGGTCACGACCTGTGAGCCGGACTACTACCGCTGGAATCAGTTCTTCTTCCGGGAGTTCTACGACGAGGGGCTGGTCGATTACCGCGGTGCCGAGGTCAACTGGTGTCCCGACTGTCAGACTGTGCTCGCGGACGCGCAGGTCGTCGATCCACCCGAGGATGTCGACGTACACGACCACGCCGAGGGCGTCTGCTGGCGGTGTGAGACCCCGGTCACGACCCGCGAACTCGATCAGTGGTTCTTCACGATCACCGACTACGCGGACGAACTCCTCGATGGACTGGACGACCTCGAACAGTGGCCCGACAGCGTCACCGAGATGCAACGCAACTGGATCGGCAAGCGCGAGGGTGCCCGCGTCGCATTCTCGGTCGAAGGCTACGGCGATGTCGAGGTCTTCACCACGCGACTCGATACGATCTGTGGCGCGACCTATCTCGCCGTCGGGCCGGGCCACGATCTCGCCAAGACACTCGCGGCCGAGGACGACGCCGTCGCGGACTACCTCGACGAACACGACCCCGAGTCGATGACGGGCGTCGAGACGGACCTGACAGCCACGAATCCCGTAACGGGTGCGGAGATTCCCGTCTCCGTCGCCGCCTACGTCCTCGACGACGTGGGGACGGGCGCGGTCATGGGTGTTCCCGGGCACAACGAGCGCGATCACGCATTCGCGACCGCGATGGGGCTTCCAGTCCGGAAAGTCGTCGAACCCCGCGGCGACGGCACCGTCGAGGTAGACGTCGAAACTGAGCCGTACACCGGTGCTGGCCGACTGGTCGACAGCGAGGAGTATTCGGGACTCTCGACTGCGGAGGCGCACACCCAGTTACTCGAGGACCTCGACAGTGCCGCAGTCGACACTCAGTACCGGCTTCGAGACTGGCTGATCTCCCGGCAGCGGTACTGGGGCACGCCGATTCCGGTGGTCCACTGCGAGGACTGCGGGCCGGTCCTCGTTCCCGAAGCGGATCTCCCCGTCGAACTCCCGGAGTTCGTCCAGTCTCGCGGTAACCCCCTCGACGCGGCGACGGAGTGGAAGGAGACGACCTGTCCCGACTGCGGCGAACCTGCCGAACGCGAGACCGACACGATGGACACCTTCGTCGACTCGTCGTGGTACTTCCTGCGATTCCTCTCGCCCGACCTCGACGATGCGCCCTACGACGTCGACCTCGCGAACGACACGCTCCCGGTGGACGTCTACGTCGGTGGGAAGGAACACGCCGTCCTCCACCTACTCTACATCCGCTTTTTCGCTCGGGCCCTGTCAGACGTCGGCTTGCTCGACCACCAAGAGCCCGTCGAGCGTCTCATCAACCAGGGCACGGTGCTGCACGGCGGCGAGAAGATGTCCAAGAAGAAAGGGAACGCCATCGCACCCCACGAGTATGGCGCGGAGACGACTCGGCTGTTCGTTCTGAGCGCCGCCCACCCCAACCGGGACTTCGACTGGGCGGCCAAAGATGTCGGGGAGGCCTACGACCTCCAGCAGCGAATCTACGGGCTGGTCTACGACTTCGCGGATGGCGAGCCGACCACCGATCGTGACGGCCCAGCCGAACAGTACCTCGAACGCGAACTCGACCGCACAGTCGCGGCCGCGACCGAGGACTACGAGCGGTTCCGAATCCACCAGGCGATCGGCGAGGTCAGGGGGCTGGCACAACTACTGGGCCAGTACCGCGCCTACGACGTCCCCGACAGAGAAACGTACCGCCACGGATTGAACGTCCTGCTCAGGCTGATCGCGCCGGTCGCGCCCTACCTGGCCGAGGAGTGCTGGAACATGCTCCGGGCGGAGGGGCTGGTCGTCCAGGCCGACTGGCCCACGGTCGAGAGCGACCTCGAAGCCTACGATCGCGAACGTACCCTGGTCACCACCGTCAGAGACGACGTGCGTGACATCTGCGAGACGGCCGGGATCGACGATCCCGAGCGGATCGAACTCGTGGTGGCCCCGGAGTGGAAGTATAACGCATACGAGATAGCACGCCAGCAGTCGGGCGATTCGATCGTCTCGGCGATCATGGGTGTGGAGTCGATGCGCGAACGCGGTGAGCAAGCCGAGTCCTACGCGAAGTCACTCGAAGGGCGCGGGCACGGTCTTGAACCCATCCTCTCGCGGGCGACCGAGACGGCGGAACTACAGCGGGCGAGTTGGCTGCTCGACGACGAGTTCGACGCCGAAGTCGTCGTCCACGAGGCTGAGGCAGCCGACGACCAGCTCGCGTCGAAAGCCGAGCCCGGAAAGCCGGCGATCCAGATCTCCTGA
- a CDS encoding glutamate--tRNA ligase, with protein sequence MDEDIRQQAEEAAEINALFNALKHDSDAQVGAIMGPLMGQNPEFREYGDEIAGVIAPVVNRVNGMDAEAKRDRLEELAPERVEELEAEDEADEHDLPDLPNADDYDEIRMRAAPNPNGPWHIGHARMPSVIGTYKERYDGSFIVRFDDTDPETKRPDLSAYDAILDDIDYLGFEPDEVLRASDRLDIYYDHARELIEKGGAYTCTCPQEEFSDLKNSGEACPHREKDAEQTLSEFEAMIDGEYSSGEITLRVRTDITHKNPALRDFVAFRMIDTPHPREEASEYRCWPMLDFQSGIDDHLTGVTHIIRGIDLQDSAKRQGFVYDYFGWEYPEVIHWGHVQVDAYDVKMSTSSIAEQIDAGDLDGWDDPRAPTLKSLKRRGIRGEAIVDAMVELGTSTSNVDLSMSAVYANNRDMIDEETDRAFFVRDGHENDDTIGPAVEKPIIGGPETGEPPVHPNHEDRGIREIPVEGAVLVEAADVPANGQKVWLKGYGCVKHTRDAFEFTGDEIDVVREGDVEVIHWVPADSSLPMRMRTMDGDVTGYAEPGIAEYEPDDLLQFVRVGFVRIDSVPPSGTEESSGDEPRDRHDEESVTYYAHP encoded by the coding sequence ATGGACGAAGACATACGCCAACAGGCCGAAGAGGCCGCCGAGATCAACGCTCTCTTCAACGCGCTCAAACACGACAGCGACGCTCAAGTGGGTGCGATCATGGGCCCACTCATGGGACAGAACCCCGAGTTCCGCGAGTACGGCGACGAGATCGCGGGCGTCATCGCACCCGTCGTCAACCGCGTCAACGGGATGGACGCCGAGGCAAAGCGCGATCGCCTCGAAGAACTCGCACCCGAGCGCGTCGAGGAACTGGAAGCCGAGGACGAGGCAGACGAACACGACCTTCCCGACCTGCCCAACGCCGACGACTACGACGAGATTCGCATGCGCGCCGCGCCCAATCCCAACGGCCCGTGGCACATCGGCCACGCCCGGATGCCCTCGGTCATCGGCACGTACAAGGAGCGCTACGACGGCAGCTTCATCGTCCGCTTCGACGACACCGACCCCGAGACCAAGCGTCCGGATCTCTCCGCCTACGACGCCATCCTCGACGATATCGACTATCTCGGCTTCGAACCCGACGAGGTCCTTCGGGCCAGCGACCGCCTCGACATCTACTACGACCACGCCCGCGAGTTGATCGAAAAAGGCGGCGCGTACACCTGCACCTGCCCACAAGAGGAGTTCTCCGACCTGAAGAACTCCGGGGAGGCCTGTCCCCATCGCGAGAAGGATGCCGAGCAGACGCTCTCGGAGTTCGAGGCCATGATCGACGGCGAGTACAGTTCGGGCGAGATCACCCTCCGGGTGCGGACCGACATCACCCACAAGAATCCTGCACTCAGAGACTTCGTGGCCTTCCGGATGATCGACACGCCACACCCCCGAGAGGAGGCCAGCGAGTATCGCTGCTGGCCCATGCTGGACTTCCAGAGCGGGATCGACGACCACCTCACGGGCGTCACGCACATCATCCGTGGGATCGACCTGCAGGATTCGGCCAAGCGCCAGGGGTTCGTCTACGACTACTTCGGCTGGGAGTACCCCGAAGTGATCCACTGGGGGCACGTCCAGGTCGACGCCTACGACGTGAAGATGTCCACCTCCTCGATCGCCGAGCAGATCGACGCTGGCGACCTCGACGGTTGGGACGACCCGCGCGCACCGACCCTGAAGAGTCTCAAGCGCCGTGGGATTCGGGGAGAAGCGATCGTCGACGCGATGGTCGAACTCGGTACTTCGACCTCGAACGTCGATCTCTCGATGTCGGCGGTCTACGCCAACAACCGCGACATGATCGACGAGGAGACCGACCGCGCGTTCTTCGTCCGGGACGGCCACGAGAACGACGACACAATCGGCCCGGCGGTCGAGAAACCGATCATCGGCGGTCCGGAGACTGGCGAGCCCCCGGTTCATCCGAACCACGAAGATCGCGGCATTCGCGAGATTCCGGTCGAGGGTGCAGTCCTCGTCGAGGCGGCAGACGTCCCGGCGAACGGTCAGAAAGTCTGGCTGAAGGGCTACGGCTGCGTGAAACACACCCGCGATGCATTCGAATTTACTGGTGACGAAATCGACGTGGTCCGGGAGGGTGACGTGGAGGTGATCCACTGGGTCCCGGCCGACTCGTCGCTTCCGATGCGGATGCGGACCATGGACGGCGACGTGACCGGCTACGCCGAACCCGGGATCGCCGAGTACGAACCCGACGACCTCCTGCAGTTCGTGCGCGTCGGATTCGTCCGGATTGATAGCGTGCCGCCCAGCGGCACGGAAGAGTCGAGCGGTGACGAGCCGCGAGACCGCCACGACGAGGAGTCTGTAACCTACTACGCGCACCCCTGA
- a CDS encoding phytoene/squalene synthase family protein has translation MADTSDAVDTAAKAEDVEWCYDIVQDVSRTFAITVDVLEEPMSSSICIGYLLCRIPDTIEDARHIPPETRADLLDVYDEVVSTDSSTTAGAFEDAVVPWIPEDSDADWELLAQTPRVLRVFESQPVDVREAIRPAVREMVDGMATFLRRYADEDGIRIQTREELHEYCHYAAGVVGELVTNLVRDEELPAASRNRLTETADSFGHALQLVNVAKDVGEDYREEDNVYLPVRELATAGVAVDDLGDPDTVEGVVTVVERTIEDARGHLDDAQTWLEHVPERAGNRVAAWSIPYLLAVATLREIESRPADVLRTDGVKVDRSEVGAVIEATVGGLEEMSLGELRREIAAEPLTPANS, from the coding sequence ATGGCCGACACTTCAGACGCCGTCGATACGGCGGCGAAAGCGGAGGACGTCGAGTGGTGTTACGACATCGTACAGGACGTCTCCCGGACGTTTGCGATCACAGTCGACGTGCTCGAGGAACCGATGTCGTCGTCGATCTGTATCGGGTACCTGCTCTGTCGGATCCCGGATACGATCGAAGACGCCCGGCACATCCCACCGGAGACCAGGGCCGACTTGCTCGACGTGTACGACGAGGTCGTGTCGACGGACAGTTCGACTACGGCTGGGGCGTTCGAGGACGCCGTCGTGCCGTGGATTCCGGAGGACAGTGACGCCGACTGGGAGCTACTCGCACAGACCCCCAGAGTGCTGCGGGTGTTCGAAAGTCAGCCTGTAGACGTTCGGGAAGCCATCCGACCGGCGGTCCGCGAGATGGTCGACGGCATGGCGACGTTCCTCAGACGGTACGCGGACGAGGATGGCATCCGGATCCAGACCCGAGAGGAACTCCACGAGTACTGCCATTACGCCGCTGGAGTCGTCGGCGAACTCGTGACTAATCTCGTCCGTGACGAGGAACTGCCGGCAGCGTCCCGGAACCGTCTGACCGAAACCGCCGACTCGTTCGGTCACGCCCTGCAACTCGTCAACGTCGCCAAGGACGTGGGTGAAGACTACCGCGAAGAGGACAACGTCTATCTGCCGGTCAGGGAACTCGCGACAGCGGGTGTGGCGGTCGATGATCTCGGCGACCCGGACACTGTCGAGGGGGTAGTCACGGTCGTCGAGCGGACCATCGAGGACGCGCGAGGCCATCTCGACGACGCCCAGACCTGGCTCGAACACGTCCCCGAGCGAGCGGGCAACCGCGTCGCGGCGTGGTCGATTCCCTACCTGCTCGCGGTCGCGACGCTCCGTGAGATCGAATCTCGACCCGCGGACGTCCTCCGGACCGACGGCGTGAAAGTCGACCGCTCGGAGGTCGGCGCCGTCATCGAGGCGACTGTCGGTGGTCTCGAAGAGATGTCACTCGGTGAATTGCGTCGAGAGATCGCCGCGGAACCGCTGACCCCGGCGAATAGCTGA
- a CDS encoding 2-oxoacid:ferredoxin oxidoreductase subunit beta codes for MSSDVRFTDFKSDKQPTWCPGCGDFGTMNGMMKALAETGNHPDETFIVAGIGCSGKIGTYMHSYALHGVHGRALPVGTGVKLANPDLEVMVAGGDGDGYSIGVGHFIHAVRRNVDMSYVVMDNRIYGLTKGQASPTSREDFETSTSPDGTNQQPVNPKALALSAGATFIAQSFSSDSQRHTELVKQAIEHDGFGFVNVYSPCVTFNDVDTYDYFRDSIVDLEDTEHDSSSFDQAKDRILESEKEYIGVLYQDDDSIPYEQREGIEGSMAEIPDGAPDGATDLVREFY; via the coding sequence ATGAGTTCAGACGTTCGATTCACAGACTTCAAATCCGACAAGCAACCCACCTGGTGTCCCGGCTGCGGCGACTTCGGGACGATGAACGGCATGATGAAAGCCCTGGCCGAGACCGGCAACCACCCCGACGAGACGTTCATCGTCGCGGGGATCGGCTGCTCTGGCAAGATCGGGACGTACATGCACAGCTACGCGCTGCACGGCGTCCACGGTCGTGCCCTCCCCGTCGGGACTGGTGTCAAGCTCGCCAACCCCGACCTCGAAGTGATGGTCGCGGGCGGGGACGGCGACGGCTACTCGATCGGCGTGGGCCACTTCATCCACGCCGTCCGCCGGAACGTCGACATGAGCTACGTCGTCATGGACAACCGCATCTACGGCCTGACGAAGGGCCAGGCCTCGCCCACTTCGCGCGAGGATTTCGAGACGTCGACGTCGCCGGACGGGACGAACCAGCAGCCGGTCAACCCGAAGGCCCTGGCGCTCTCGGCGGGCGCGACGTTCATCGCCCAGTCCTTTTCGTCGGATTCCCAACGGCACACCGAACTGGTCAAGCAAGCCATCGAGCACGACGGCTTCGGCTTCGTGAACGTCTACAGCCCGTGTGTCACGTTCAACGACGTCGACACCTACGACTACTTCCGGGACTCGATCGTCGACCTCGAAGACACCGAACACGACTCGTCGAGTTTCGACCAGGCCAAAGATCGGATTCTGGAGAGCGAGAAGGAATACATCGGCGTCCTCTACCAGGACGACGACTCCATTCCGTACGAGCAGCGCGAAGGGATCGAGGGTAGCATGGCCGAGATCCCCGACGGTGCACCCGACGGCGCGACGGATCTGGTTCGAGAGTTCTACTGA
- a CDS encoding 2-oxoacid:acceptor oxidoreductase subunit alpha, producing the protein MHEDLNWAIGGEAGDGIDSTGKIFARALSRAGRHVYTSKDFASRIRGGYTAYKVRTAVDTVESVVDRLDILIALTERTIEENLDELHEGSVIIYDGEQTTMQDVEIPGEMVGLPVPIKDLAVEAGGAIMRNVVALGAACEVANFPIENLDEALEKRFGGKGQAIVENNKEAARMGRDYVQDNYDHDFEYDLETTDNDYVLLNGDEAIGMGAIAAGCRFYAGYPITPATDVMEYLTGRIEQYGGAVVQAEDELAAVNMALGAARAGARSMTATSGPGIDLMTETFGLVATTETPLVIANIMRSGPSTGMPTKQEQGDLNQMLYGGHGEVHRMVVAPTTVAECFHKTIEAFNLAEKYQIPVYLTADLSLAVTEQTYAPEEFDMDAVEIERGNVVDEESVDEWLDDKGRFRAHAATDDGISPRAFPGTIDGAHMTTGLEHDELGRRTEEEEVRVEQVQKRERKVETAEERENWDYREFGDPDAETLVISWGSNEGAIREAISQLEGELPVRFISVPYMFPRPDLSEAIEAAEDAIVVECNAWGQFADLIEHDALTRVQRINKYTGVRFKADELAGKIRDAVEKTEATA; encoded by the coding sequence ATGCATGAGGATCTCAACTGGGCCATCGGTGGCGAGGCCGGCGACGGGATCGACTCGACGGGCAAGATCTTCGCCCGGGCGCTCTCCCGTGCCGGGCGCCACGTCTACACCTCGAAAGACTTCGCCTCGCGCATTCGAGGCGGGTACACGGCCTACAAAGTTCGCACCGCCGTCGACACCGTCGAGAGCGTCGTCGACCGACTCGACATCCTGATCGCGCTGACCGAGCGCACGATCGAGGAGAACCTCGACGAGCTCCACGAGGGCAGCGTCATCATCTACGACGGCGAGCAGACGACGATGCAGGACGTCGAGATCCCCGGCGAGATGGTCGGTCTCCCCGTGCCGATCAAGGACCTGGCGGTCGAAGCCGGCGGGGCGATCATGCGCAACGTCGTCGCGCTCGGGGCTGCCTGCGAGGTGGCCAACTTCCCGATCGAGAACCTCGACGAAGCCCTCGAAAAGCGCTTCGGCGGGAAAGGGCAGGCCATCGTCGAGAACAACAAGGAAGCCGCCCGGATGGGGCGGGATTACGTCCAGGACAACTACGACCACGACTTCGAGTACGACCTCGAAACGACGGACAACGACTACGTACTGCTGAACGGCGACGAAGCGATCGGGATGGGTGCGATCGCGGCCGGCTGTCGGTTCTACGCTGGCTATCCGATCACGCCCGCGACCGACGTCATGGAATACTTGACTGGACGAATCGAGCAGTACGGTGGCGCGGTCGTCCAGGCCGAGGACGAACTCGCCGCCGTGAACATGGCCCTCGGCGCTGCTCGTGCGGGTGCACGCTCGATGACGGCCACTTCTGGCCCCGGGATCGACCTGATGACCGAGACGTTCGGCCTCGTCGCGACGACGGAGACGCCGCTGGTGATAGCCAACATCATGCGCTCGGGGCCATCGACGGGGATGCCGACCAAACAGGAGCAAGGTGACCTCAACCAGATGCTCTACGGCGGCCACGGCGAGGTCCACCGGATGGTCGTCGCGCCCACGACCGTCGCCGAGTGTTTCCACAAGACCATCGAGGCCTTCAACCTCGCCGAGAAGTACCAGATACCGGTCTATCTGACTGCGGATCTCTCGCTCGCAGTAACTGAACAGACCTACGCGCCCGAGGAGTTCGACATGGACGCCGTCGAGATCGAGCGCGGCAACGTCGTCGACGAGGAGTCGGTCGACGAGTGGCTCGACGACAAGGGACGCTTCCGCGCCCACGCCGCGACCGACGACGGGATCAGCCCGCGGGCGTTCCCCGGGACCATCGACGGCGCGCACATGACGACCGGGCTGGAGCACGACGAACTCGGCCGGCGCACAGAAGAGGAAGAAGTCCGCGTCGAGCAGGTTCAGAAACGCGAGCGCAAGGTCGAGACGGCCGAAGAACGCGAGAACTGGGACTACCGGGAGTTCGGCGACCCCGACGCAGAGACGCTGGTGATCTCGTGGGGTTCGAACGAGGGCGCGATCCGCGAGGCGATCTCACAGTTGGAGGGGGAGCTTCCTGTACGGTTCATCTCGGTGCCGTACATGTTCCCGCGACCCGACCTCAGTGAGGCGATCGAGGCAGCAGAAGACGCGATCGTCGTCGAGTGTAACGCCTGGGGGCAGTTCGCAGACCTCATCGAGCACGACGCGTTGACGCGCGTCCAGCGAATCAACAAGTATACTGGCGTCCGCTTCAAGGCCGACGAACTGGCCGGAAAGATCCGCGACGCCGTCGAGAAAACGGAGGCAACAGCATGA